A window of the Falco rusticolus isolate bFalRus1 chromosome 1, bFalRus1.pri, whole genome shotgun sequence genome harbors these coding sequences:
- the LOC119157829 gene encoding myosin heavy chain, skeletal muscle, adult encodes MASADAEMAVFGEAAPYLRKSEKERIEAQNKPFDAKTSVFVVHPKESFVKGTIQSRESGKVTVKSEAGETLTVKEDQIFSMNPPKYDKIEDMAMMTHLHEPAVLYNLKERYAAWMIYTYSGLFCVTVNPYKWLPVYNPEVVLAYRGKKRQEAPPHIFSISDNAYQFMLTDRENQSILITGESGAGKTVNTKRVIQYFATIAASGDKKKEEQSGKMQGTLEDQIISANPLLEAFGNAKTVRNDNSSRFGKFIRIHFGATGKLASADIETYLLEKSRVTFQLPAERSYHIFYQIMSNKKPELIDMLLITTNPFDFHYVSQGEVTVPSIDDQEELMATDSAIDILGFTADEKTAIYKLTGAVMHYGNLKFKQKQREEQAEPDGTEVADKAAYLMGLNSADLLKALCYPRVKVGNEYVTKGQNVSQVNNAVGALAKAVFEKMFLWMVVRINQQLDTKQPRQYFIGVLDIAGFEIFDFNSFEQLCINFTNEKLQQFFNHHMFVLEQEEYKKEGIEWEFIDFGMDLAACIELIEKPMGIFSILEEECMFPKATDTSFKNKLYDQHLGKSNNFQKPKPAKGKAEAHFSLVHYAGTVDYNISGWLEKNKDPLNETVIGLYQKSSLKTLALLFANYGGADAEGGGGGKKGGKKKGSSFQTVSALFRENLNKLMTNLRSTHPHFVRCIIPNETKTPGAMEHELVLHQLRCNGVLEGIRICRKGFPSRVLYADFKQRYRVLNASAIPEGQFMDSKKASEKLLGSIDVDHTQYRFGHTKVFFKAGLIGVLEEMRDEKLAEIMTMIQARCRGFLMRVEYRKMVERRESIFCIQYNVRAFMNVKHWPWMKLYFKIKPLLKSAESEKEMANMKEEFEKTKEELAKSEAKRKELEEKMVVLLQEKNDLQLQVQAEADSLADAEERCDQLIKTKIQLEAKIKEVTERAEDEEEINAELTAKKRKLEDECSELKKDIDDLELTLAKVEKEKHATENKVKNLTEEMAALDETIAKLTKEKKALQEAHQQTLDDLQVEEDKVNTLTKAKTKLEQQVDDLEGSLEQEKKLRMDLERAKRKLEGDLKLAQDSIMDLENDKQQLDEKLKKKDFEISQIQSKIEDEQALGMQLQKKIKELQARIEELEEEIEAERTSRAKAEKHRADLSRELEEISERLEEAGGATAAQIEMNKKREAEFQKMRRDLEEATLQHEATAAALRKKHADSTAELGEQIDNLQRVKQKLEKEKSELKMEIDDLASNMESVSKAKANLEKMCRTLEDQLSEIKTKEEQNQRMINDLNTQRARLQTESGEYSRQVEEKDALISQLSRGKQGFTQQIEELKRHLEEEIKAKNALAHALQSARHDCDLLREQYEEEQEAKGELQRALSKANSEVAQWRTKYETDAIQRTEELEEAKKKLAQRLQDAEEHVEAVNAKCASLEKTKQRLQNEVEDLMIDVERSNAACAALDKKQKNFDKILAEWKQKYEETQAELEASQKEARSLSTELFKMKNAYEESLDHLETLKRENKNLQQEIGDLTEQIAEGGKAIHELEKAKKQIEQEKSELQASLEEAEASLEHEEGKILRLQLELNQVKSEIDRKIAEKDEEIDQMKRNHLRIVESMQSTLDAEIRSRNEALRLKKKMEGDLNEMEIQLSHANRVAAEAQKNLRNTQAVLKDTQIHLDDALRTQEDLKEQVAMVERRANLLQAEIEELRAALEQTERSRKVAEQELLDATERVQLLHTQNTSLINTKKKLETDITQIQSEMEDTIQEARNAEEKAKKAITDAAMMAEELKKEQDTSAHLERMKKNLDQTVKDLQHRLDEAEQLALKGGKKQIQKLEARVRELEGEVDAEQKRSAEAVKGMRKYERRVKELTYQSEEDRKNILRLQDLVDKLQMKVKSYKRQAEEAEELSNVNLSKFRKIQHELEEAEERADIAESQVNKLRVKSREFHGKKIAEEE; translated from the exons ATGGCCTCTGCAGACGCTGAGATGGCTGTTTTTGGGGAGGCGGCTCCTTACCTCCGAAAATCAGAAAAGGAGAGAATTGAGGCCCAGAACAAGCCTTTTGATGCCAAGACATCCGTCTTCGTGGTCCACCCTAAAGAATCCTTTGTGAAAGGAACAATCCAGAGCAGGGAATCAGGGAAGGTCACTGTCAAGTCTGAAGCAGGAGAA ACCCTGACCGTGAAGGAAGATCAAATCTTCTCCATGAACCCTCCCAAGTACGACAAGATCGAGGACATGGCCATGATGACCCACCTCCACGAGCCCGCTGTGCTGTACAACCTCAAAGAGCGTTACGCAGCCTGGATGATCTAC ACCTACTCGGGGCTCTTCTGCGTCACTGTCAACCCCTACAAGTGGCTGCCGGTGTACAACCCGGAGGTGGTGTTGGCCTACCGAGGCAAGAAGCGCCAGGAGGCCCCTCCACACATCTTCTCCATCTCGGACAATGCCTATCAGTTCATGCTGACTG ATCGCGAGAACCAGTCGATCCTGATCAC CGGAGAATCCGGTGCCGGGAAGACTGTGAACACAAAGCGTGTCATCCAGTACTTTGCAACAATTGCAGCGAGCGGGGATaagaagaaagaggagcagTCAGGCAAAATGCAG GGAACGCTTGAGGATCAAATCATCAGCGCCAACCCACTGCTGGAGGCCTTTGGAAACGCCAAGACCGTGAGGAACGACAACTCCTCACGCTTT GGCAAATTCATCAGAATCCACTTTGGGGCCACAGGCAAACTGGCTTCTGCTGACATTGAAACTT ACCTGCTGGAGAAGTCCAGAGTCACtttccagctcccagcagaAAGAAGCTACCACATATTCTATCAGATCATGTCCAACAAGAAGCCGGAGCTAATTG ACATGCTCCTCATTACCACCAACCCTTTTGATTTCCACTATGTGAGTCAAGGTGAGGTCACTGTTCCCAGCATTGATGACCAGGAGGAGCTCATGGCTACAGAC AGTGCCATTGACATCCTGGGCTTCACTGCTGATGAGAAGACAGCCATCTACAAGCTGACAGGGGCTGTCATGCACTACGGGAACCTGAAGTTCAAGCAGAAACAACgagaggagcaggcagagcccgATGGCACAGAAG TGGCTGACAAGGCTGCCTACCTGATGGGCCTGAACTCAGCTGACCTGCTCAAGGCCCTCTGCTACCCCCGCGTCAAGGTTGGGAATGAGTATGTGACCAAAGGTCAAAATGTGTCACAG GTGAACAACGCAGTTGGCGCCCTGGCAAAAGCTGTCTTTGAGAAGATGTTCTTGTGGATGGTTGTTCGCATCAACCAACAGCTGGATACCAAGCAACCCAGACAGTACTTCATTGGTGTCCTGGACATCGCTGGCTTTGAGATCTTTGAT TTCAACAGCTTTGAGCAGCTGTGCATCAACTTCACCAATGAGAAACTGCAACAGTTCTTCAACCACCACATGTtcgtgctggagcaggaggagtaCAAGAAGGAGGGAATTGAATGGGAGTTCATTGACTTTGGGATGGACCTGGCTGCCTGCATTGAGCTCATTGAGAAG CCCATGGGCATCTTCTCCATCCTGGAAGAGGAGTGCATGTTCCCCAAGGCAACTGACACCTCTTTCAAGAACAAGCTCTACGACCAGCACCTGGGCAAGTCCAACAACTTCCAGAAGCCCAAGCCTGCCAAAGGCAAGGCTGAGGCCCACTTCTCCCTGGTGCACTATGCTGGCACGGTGGACTATAACATCTCCGGCTGGCTGGAGAAGAACAAGGACCCCCTGAATGAAACTGTCATTGGGTTGTACCAGAAATCATCCCTGAAGACGCTGGCCTTACTCTTTGCCAACTATGGTGGAGCAGATGCAG agggtggtggtggtggcaaaAAGGGTGGCAAGAAGAAGGGTTCTTCTTTCCAGACTGTCTCAGCTCTTTTCCGG GAGAACTTAAACAAGCTGATGACAAATCTTCGCAGCACTCACCCCCATTTTGTACGATGCATCAtcccaaatgaaacaaaaacaccTG GTGCCATGGAGCACGAGCTGGTACTGCATCAGCTGCGGTGTAACGGCGTGCTGGAAGGGATCAGAATTTGCAGGAAAGGGTTCCCCAGCAGAGTCCTGTATGCTGACTTCAAACAAAG ATACAGAGTGCTTAATGCCAGTGCTATCCCAGAGGGACAGTTCATGGACAGCAAGAAGGCTTCTGAGAAGCTGCTTGGGTCCATTGATGTGGACCACACACAATACAGATTTGGTCACACCAAG GTGTTCTTCAAAGCTGGACTGATAGGTGTGCTGGAGGAGATGAGAGATGAAAAACTAGCAGAGATTATGACCATGATACAAGCCAGGTGCAGAGGCTTCCTGATGAGAGTGGAGTATCGGAAAATGGTGGAGAGGAG GGAGTCCATCTTCTGCATCCAGTACAATGTTCGTGCATTCATGAATGTGAAGCACTGGCCCTGGATGAAGCTGTACTTTAAGATCAAGCCCTTGCTGAAGAGTGCAGAGTCTGAGAAAGAGATGGCCAACATGAAGGAAGAGTTTGAGAAAACCAAGGAAGAGCTTGCAAAGTCTGAGGCaaagaggaaggagctggaggagaaaatggtggtcctgctgcaggagaagaaTGACCTGCAGCTCCAAGTGCAGGCG GAAGCCGATAGCTTGGCTGATGCTGAGGAAAGGTGTGACCAGctcatcaaaaccaaaatccagCTGGAAGCCAAAATTAAGGAGGTGACTGAAAGggctgaggatgaggaggaaatCAATGCTGAGCTGACAGCCAAGAAGAGAAAACTGGAGGATGAATGTTCAGAGCTGAAGAAAGATATTGATGACCTGGAGTTGACGTTGGCCAaagtggagaaggaaaaacatgcCACCGAAAACAAG GTGAAAAACCTCACAGAGGAGATGGCGGCCCTGGACGAGACCATTGCCAAGCTGactaaagagaagaaagccCTCCAAGAGGCCCATCAGCAGACACTGGATGACCTGCAGGTAGAAGAGGACAAAGTCAATACGCTGACCAAAGCCAAGACCAAGCTGGAGCAGCAAGTGGACGAT CTGGAAGGGTCCCTGgagcaagagaagaaactgcGCATGGACCTTGAGAGAGCAAAGAGGAAACTCGAAGGAGACCTGAAGCTGGCCCAGGACAGCATCATGGATTTGGAGAACgacaagcagcagctggatgagaaactgaagaa GAAAGACTTTGAAATCAGCCAGATCCAGAGCAAAATTGAGGATGAGCAAGCCCTGGGCATGCAGTTACAGAAGAAGATCAAGGAGCTGCAG GCTCGTAttgaggagctggaggaggaaattGAGGCAGAGCGAACCTCTCGGGCAAAAGCCGAGAAGCATCGGGCTGACCTGTCGAGGGAGCTAGAGGAGATCAGCGAGCGCCTGGAAGAAGCCGGAGGGGCTACCGCCGCTCAGATTGAGATGAACAAGAAGCGTGAGGCAGAATTTCAGAAGATGCGTCGCGACCTGGAGGAGGCCACGCTGCAGCACGAAGCCACGGCTGCGGCCCTGCGCAAGAAGCACGCGGACAGCACCGCTGAGCTTGGGGAGCAGATCGACAACCTGCAGCGAgtgaagcagaagctggagaaggagaagagtGAGCTCAAGATGGAGATTGACGACTTGGCCAGTAACATGGAGTCTGTCTCCAAAGCCAAG GCAAACCTGGAGAAGATGTGCCGCACTCTGGAAGACCAGCTGAGTGAGATTAAAACTAAGGAGGAACAGAATCAGCGCATGATCAATGACCTCAATACTCAACGAGCTCGTCTGCAGACAGAATCAG GTGAATATTCACGCCAGGTGGAGGAAAAAGATGCTCTGATTTCTCAGCTGTCTAGGGGCAAGCAAGGATTTACGCAGCAGATTGAGGAGCTCAAGAGACATctagaggaagaaataaag GCCAAGAACGCGCTGGCCCACGCCTTGCAGTCTGCTCGCCACGACTGTGACCTGCTGCGGGAGCAATAcgaggaggagcaggaagccAAGGGGGAGCTGCAGCGCGCCCTGTCCAAGGCCAACAGCGAAGTGGCCCAGTGGAGAACCAAATACGAGACGGACGCTATTCAGCGCacggaggagctggaggaggccaA GAAGAAGCTGGCCCAGCGCCTGCAGGATGCAGAGGAACACGTTGAAGCTGTGAATGCCAAATGTGCCTCCCTGgagaagacaaagcagaggctgcagaatgAAGTGGAGGACCTGATGATTGACGTGGAGCGATCAAATGCTGCCTGCGCAGCTCTGGATAAGAAGCAGAAGAACTTTGACAAG ATCCTGGCAGAATGGAAGCAGAAGTATGAGGAAACgcaggctgagctggaggcCTCCCAGAAGGAGGCTCGCTCCCTCAGCACGGAGCTCTTTAAGATGAAGAATGCCTACGAGGAGTCCCTGGACCACCTGGAAACGCTGAAGCGTGAGAACAAGAACTTGCAGC AGGAGATTGGTGACCTCACAGAGCAGATTGCAGAGGGAGGCAAGGCCATTCATGAGCTGGAGAAAGCCAAGAAGCAGATTGAGCAGGAGAAATCTGAACTCCAGGCCTCGCTGGAGGAAGCTGAG GCGTCCCTTGAACATGAAGAGGGGAAGATCCTGCGCCTCCAGCTTGAGCTCAACCAGGTGAAGTCTGAGATTGACAGAAAGATAGCAGAGAAAGATGAGGAGATTGACCAGATGAAGAGGAACCACCTCAGAATTGTGGAGTCCATGCAGAGCACCCTGGACGCTGAGATCAGGAGCAGGAATGAGGCCCTGCGGCTGAAGAAGAAGATGGAGGGAGACCTGAATGAAATGGAGATCCAGCTGAGCCATGCCAACCGCGTGGCTGCAGAGGCACAAAAGAACCTGAGAAACACACAGGCCGTGCTCAAG GATACCCAGATACACTTGGACGATGCTCTGAGGACGCAGGAGGACCTGAAGGAGCAGGTGGCCATGGTGGAGCGCCGAGCAaacctgctgcaggctgaaattGAGGAGCTGCgggcagccctggagcagaCGGAGCGGTCAAGGAAGGTGGCTGAGCAGGAGCTTCTGGATGCCACTGAACGAGTGCAGCTCCTCCATACCCAG AACACCAGCTTGATCAACACCAAGAAGAAGCTGGAGACAGACATTACCCAAATCCAGAGTGAAATGGAGGATACGATCCAGGAAGCCCGCAATGCTGAAGAGAAGGCCAAGAAGGCCATCACAGAT GCAGCCATGAtggcagaagagctgaagaaggAGCAGGACACCAGCGCCCACCTggagaggatgaagaagaaCCTGGACCAGACGGTGAAGGACCTGCAGCACCGTCTGGATGAGGCCGAGCAGCTGGCTCTGAAGGGAGGCAAGAAGCAAATCCAGAAGCTGGAGGCCAGA GTGCGGGAGCTGGAAGGGGAGGTGGATGCTGAGCAGAAGCGCAGCGCTGAAGCCGTGAAGGGCATGCGCAAGTACGAGAGGAGGGTGAAGGAGCTGACCTACCAG TCTGAGGAGGACCGGAAGAATATTCTCAGGCTGCAGGATCTGGTGGACAAGCTGCAAATGAAGGTGAAATCCTACAAGAGACAAGCTGAGGAGGCT GAGGAACTGTCCAATGTCAACCTCTCCAAGTTCCGCAAGATCCAGCATGAGCTGGAGGAAGCCGAGGAGCGGGCTGACATTGCAGAGTCGCAGGTCAACAAGCTCCGAGTGAAGAGCCGTGAGTTTCATGGCAAGAAGATAGCAGAGGAGGAGTGA